One genomic window of Anaplasma centrale str. Israel includes the following:
- the rodA gene encoding rod shape-determining protein RodA translates to MSKIRVLLLLDVAILLLVGFGIQYSSAGGHWYPFARHHLCVCAVCIPLSIAASFVSVKSYMRYSYLAYAGVFCLLLMVHVFGYAAMGATRWLKIGAFSAQPSEFAKVSLILALARYFHDRNPHRSLSLRNFTGGIIITLPLVLSVYKQPNLGTAGIMFLMAMLIMFVAVVDRRYMVLFLSLLCVMSPMVWGMLHRYQKNRLLSFWDPGRDPLGMGYNSLQSQIAIGSGGIYGKGFARGSQARLGFLPERQTDFVFSVFSEERGFVGVVLLLILYSVLVYTSLYIAFCARCHFSRLVAVGISVFFMLHLFINVGMVAGILPIVGIPLPFLSYGGSIMLTSMVLVSILMAIDRETRFTRRS, encoded by the coding sequence ATGTCCAAGATACGTGTCTTACTGCTACTGGACGTGGCTATACTGCTGCTTGTCGGATTTGGAATCCAATACTCTTCCGCTGGCGGGCATTGGTATCCGTTTGCTAGGCACCACTTGTGTGTCTGCGCGGTGTGCATACCCTTGTCTATCGCGGCATCGTTTGTTAGCGTGAAATCATACATGCGGTACTCATATCTCGCATATGCTGGGGTGTTTTGTCTACTGCTGATGGTGCACGTTTTCGGGTATGCGGCCATGGGCGCAACCAGGTGGCTAAAAATAGGCGCCTTTAGCGCTCAACCTTCGGAATTTGCCAAGGTTTCCCTGATCCTGGCTCTGGCCAGATATTTTCATGACAGAAACCCGCATCGGTCCCTGAGCCTGCGCAACTTCACCGGGGGCATAATCATCACCCTGCCGCTTGTGCTTTCTGTGTATAAGCAACCCAATTTGGGTACTGCAGGCATTATGTTTCTCATGGCCATGCTCATCATGTTCGTCGCCGTGGTAGATAGGCGATATATGGTATTGTTTCTTTCCCTGCTGTGTGTAATGTCCCCCATGGTGTGGGGAATGCTACATCGTTACCAAAAAAACAGATTGCTCTCCTTTTGGGATCCTGGGCGTGATCCTCTGGGTATGGGGTATAATTCTTTGCAGTCACAGATAGCCATAGGCTCTGGTGGTATATACGGCAAAGGCTTTGCACGCGGCAGCCAGGCCAGACTAGGCTTTCTGCCGGAAAGGCAGACTGACTTCGTTTTTTCCGTCTTTAGCGAAGAGCGCGGATTTGTAGGTGTGGTTTTGCTGTTGATCCTATACAGCGTGTTAGTTTACACCAGCCTGTATATTGCGTTTTGCGCGCGTTGCCACTTCAGCAGGTTAGTAGCGGTTGGAATTTCAGTATTTTTCATGTTACACCTCTTCATAAATGTTGGCATGGTCGCTGGCATTTTACCAATAGTTGGCATCCCTCTGCCGTTTCTGTCATACGGAGGGAGTATTATGCTAACAAGCATGGTGTTGGTGAGCATACTTATGGCTATTGACCGTGAAACCCGTTTCACCAGGCGTAGCTAA
- the purE gene encoding 5-(carboxyamino)imidazole ribonucleotide mutase, which yields MSGLGVQVSVVMGSKSDFPTMSAATLTLDELRIEFEVMVVSAHRTPERLYDFAKTAHTRGIKVIIAGAGGAAHLPGMVAALASVPVVGVPIRSEHLNGLDSLLSIVQMPKGTPVATMSIGAAGAANAAVFAASILGLSNADVQRRLVEWRAKLASAVKVSPFESEG from the coding sequence GTGAGTGGGCTCGGCGTGCAGGTATCGGTGGTAATGGGCAGTAAGTCTGACTTTCCCACCATGAGTGCCGCAACGTTAACTTTGGATGAATTGCGCATTGAGTTCGAAGTAATGGTGGTCTCGGCTCACAGGACGCCGGAAAGACTGTATGACTTCGCGAAAACTGCTCATACAAGGGGCATTAAGGTAATAATAGCTGGTGCAGGTGGGGCGGCGCACTTACCGGGTATGGTAGCTGCGCTGGCAAGCGTTCCAGTTGTGGGTGTACCCATAAGGAGCGAACACCTGAATGGTCTAGACAGTTTGTTGTCCATCGTACAAATGCCCAAGGGTACCCCCGTTGCCACAATGTCTATAGGGGCTGCGGGGGCCGCGAATGCCGCAGTATTTGCGGCATCCATACTAGGGTTGAGCAATGCTGACGTGCAGCGCAGGCTCGTGGAGTGGCGAGCAAAGCTTGCATCCGCGGTTAAAGTGTCCCCTTTTGAAAGTGAAGGCTAG
- a CDS encoding TlpA family protein disulfide reductase, translating to MVPRVLYNKCFIAVFCVLAVASFILIGSMNNYELELERSSIKIQEINSDEALYGLVSKIGAGPTLLVLYTSWCSNCVEKMPEVISIIGAYKDVEPVVISLDTNREKLAGFLLSQKQVNFVPYNVSPAYHSKLAYALAGKGVYFDGRIPYIAVLSEGSPPAGNITSSRALRAVMDSITSAKTQQ from the coding sequence ATGGTTCCCAGAGTGCTATACAACAAGTGTTTCATAGCCGTGTTTTGTGTACTCGCGGTTGCGTCGTTCATACTCATCGGTAGCATGAATAACTATGAGCTAGAACTGGAACGGTCTTCGATCAAAATTCAGGAAATAAACTCGGATGAGGCACTATATGGGCTGGTGTCAAAAATAGGGGCGGGCCCCACACTTCTGGTGCTATACACGTCGTGGTGCAGCAACTGCGTGGAAAAGATGCCAGAAGTTATAAGCATCATTGGTGCGTACAAGGATGTGGAACCGGTAGTTATCTCGCTAGATACAAACAGAGAAAAGCTTGCCGGCTTTTTGCTGTCTCAAAAGCAGGTAAATTTCGTCCCGTACAATGTGTCCCCGGCGTATCACAGCAAACTCGCCTACGCATTGGCGGGTAAGGGCGTGTATTTTGATGGGCGTATACCGTATATAGCCGTACTCAGTGAGGGTAGCCCCCCTGCCGGGAATATAACTAGCTCACGGGCGCTGCGGGCGGTTATGGATTCCATAACCTCGGCGAAGACTCAACAGTGA